In the Glycine max cultivar Williams 82 chromosome 19, Glycine_max_v4.0, whole genome shotgun sequence genome, aattcaaaaatcacTTTGTTAATGAAATCGAAGTTTCAAGTTAGTGAACGTAAATACTTTTTCTTGGAgattggttcttttttcatgtCATGAAGCAAAATTGTAAGTATAAAGCCATTGGAAATATAAGTAAACATTGGTTCATTAAAAAGCCGGAAAAAAAGTAACAAGGCACTAACACAATATATACTACAAGTCAAATTAAGTAACGGATTGTCTCTCAAATTTGTTTCATTGCATTGTATTCTAGTTAATACGGCAGGAGTTCACATAagacttgtttgttagaaatatGCCTGACATAGTATTCCTATTCTACAGCTGCAAACTGTAAATTATACAATTTAGCACATGCAAAATGAAAGTATGTGTACTCCATCTTGTCGACTGTGATCGAAAGGTATGCAATGTTGGTGTCTTGGATATTAGAAACTTCTTTGATTGCGTCTAGTAGAAAAACCAGTGTCGTCTTCATCTTTGATGAAGGGTTTAAATCTAGCGAGGCCACCACTTCCACTGTATGCTTGGCTTCTGTTTGCAGCTTGATGATCGGATGGATCTGGATTGCCACAAATCTCAAGTTTGATTATAAATGTAGCTGTGCTTCCTTTGTCAGGACCCTCACTCTCAATCCATATGTGGCCTCCCATGAGGTTTACAAATCTGAATCAATTTTGTGAAGGAGTCAAAGACTTAATAGGCGAAAACTATTCTTTAAGCTTTAGTATTAACACCCATTTAACACAAATGGAATAAAGGTGTCTCACTAGGTAATCAACACCAAAATCACTATAAATAGTGAGAATTGAGAAACTAATGCAAACTCAAAGCAGAATTAGATGCTTTCCCCCTACCTTTTACAAATGGCAAGCCCAAGACCTGCACCACTGCTAGGTCGAGCTGGTCCACTCCGAGACTGGGCAAACTTGGTAAAGAGATGCGGAATTTCTTGTGGGGGAATGCCACATCCAGAGTCCTTAACCTGCATAAGGGATATGCTTtggtcaataataataataaagaaaaagcaatatctagatttaacttttaaaagttGCTATAttgacaacaacaataaaaggcAAATGCCTTTGGTTTAATTCCTAGGCATCTAGGTATGGCTGTATGGATGCTTCAGATGACTCAATTATTTAGATAACTGAAGAATTCAATCACATCAATATCTGGATATAAAACACATGGTGTTTTTCTAAAACTTATAAGTTAACAATTAAAACAATTGAGGCTCAGATATTGAATGGCCCAGTCATAACCTGGACTCGTATGTAGAAATGGCCATCACTAGATGCTGGATAAAACTCTGGAGGTCGCCAATCCTGTAAAGATTCTGGTTTTGCAACCGATACTCTTATAGAAACATAGCCCTCCTTAGTGAATTTGACAGCATTACCCACAACATTCAAAAGAGTTTGTGTAAGTCGCTTTTCATCACCAATGGCATGAGTAGGCAGATCAGGAGACAGAATTAAGGTGATAGGTAACTTTTTCACAGATGCTATTGGTTTTATCAGTTCAACGATCTGCATTCAAGATAGAAAAACATGAATACAATGTCTAAATGCAGTTCACAGAATAgactaaagaatcatgttactGCCATTTCAGATAATATTGAAGCAGAAAATCTTATAGCAGTTACCTCTCCCAAAACACCATGAAGGTTGAATTTTCCCTTTTCTAATTCGAGGCTACCATCTTCAAGTCGAGAAAGATCTAGAACATCATTAATGAGTGTCGCCAAAACATTACTACTCTTCAACACTGTCTCTATCATAACCCTCTGCTCTGGAGTCAGTTCAGTCTCCAAGAGAAGGGATGACAATGCTATAATTGCATGCATTGGCGTCCTCATTTCATGATTCATGACGGCAAGAAAATCGTTGCGGGCATGAATTGCCATCTCTGCCTCTTGCCGAGCTAAATCTAAAGCGACATTCTGCTCCAAGAGTTGATCACGGGCTCGCATAGACTCCTCCAAAATAGCAGCATGTGAAAGGGCAACTGCTACCTGTTTGGAAACTATAAATGAATCAACAAGTAGAGGAATAGACACCAAATGTAAATACTTTGAAATGTTTTAAGAATAACACAGCCATGTCACCCAATTTGAGGTGCGTATAAAGAGACAAATCCCACTGACACCTGAAAGTGTCGGCAAAGTTTTGAAATGGCAACTTCCACAAAAccaaatttcaaacatcatgTTAGCATGATCATATAATCTAGTAAGAAAATGATATTCCTAGAAAGTACACAAATGAAATGAACTGTTTCGGGTAGTTAATAACTTAATATGGTATTATTCATATTTAGGAGGCATACATAGAAGTAGAGAATGAGGCCACATACTGAATTACTGATTGAGTTTATGCTAGATAGCTCAACATCAGATTAGCTCAATCTCTTCTGTCAAGAGATGCTATTAGACGTTATCATGTGTTTGTCTTTGCCTTTATCCAATCTCCAAAAGGGGTTTGTTAAGATCCCACATCAGCTAGCTAAATAACCAAAGTACTCCTTATAATGACTTGGATATACTTCCCGCTTGAGCTAGCTTTTGTTTGAGCCAGTCCATTCACAATTTTTATATGGTATCAAACTCTATCCTATTCCTGATACGACgttaagggaaaaaaataagagacaTGAAGAAATTTGGGTATTGACTGCACGATGGAGGTTGAATTATATAGAGAAAAGTGAAAAGTAACTAATACAAAGATCACAGATATTTTAATCTGCCTTAGCTAGCTTTTGGGATTGAGTTTACTAAATGACATTTACTTGCCTTCTTCATTCCTCAGTTGTTGACAAAAACCTATAAACCCCAAATCGCTATTGTTTAAGGCATCGAATGGCCAATGGTTGATAACCATTTCCCAATTCTCAATTCTCTTAAAATTCTATTCTCCAAAACAAGTGCCATATGACAGTAAGAACAGAACTTCCAACTACCAATGACAATGAATGTGATTGTCTAAGCATATTAACAAGGAGTAAAGGAAAATACAGTAATGAAAATAAGGTATGGGGAATATACAATCAAAAATAAGAATGGCACAAGAAAAAATGACAACTAGTACGATAAAGGAAATCTCAAATGAATCCAATACCTGATCTGCAACCACATCAACAAGTTCCAACTCATGGTCTCGCCATTTTCTAACACTATCAGTAGGGAGGATGAGAACCATGATTGCATAGCTTTTTGCTGACATATCGGGCCAATCGTTGATTTGAAAATTGGACAAATTTAGAAGTGGCACCCGAACAGCAACAACTTCAGGCGGCACATATCTTCCCACAAGAGGTCTGATCCTGGCCAGTGGACAGGTTGGTGGTATCCGCATAGCTCGAGGACTGTTGAAAACTTCATTGACAATAGGATTGTTTGTTTGCACTGTAGACCCAACTTGCACGTGGTAGGTTAAAGTATGGGAAAGTTGCAGATTCAGACCACTTCTTGAAGGCATCCATAATGCACACTCCTCCAAGCCCAAAGTCCTCCCCAGCTCCACAAGAGTAGTCTTTAAAATAGTATGCCTGTCAAGTGTGCTCCTAATTTCATGAGTCAACATTCTAACATGCCTTCCAGTCTCTTCTTGAGTAAGAATAAGTCCCATCTCCCTGTCAAGCTCTTCAGCCTTGTTCTTCAGGAATAATTCGCGCGTCTTGACACTCAACAGATCGGGAATAATGTGTACAAGCATCAGAGCAGTCGCACATGACACAATAGCACACGACACTTTGGCAATCGTCATGACAACAGCAACAGCCTTAGAGTGTGGGGAGAATGTCCACAGGTTTATGAAATGAGTTGCTCCACAGAGAACAATAAAAGCACCAAACTGCATAAGCACCCATCTATATGGAAAGAAAGCAGACTTCTGAACAAAATAGATGAGCTCCACGGGAATAGAAAAATAGGCAAGAGCAATTAGCACATCCGAGATATACTGATACTTTACGAGAAGTTCATCTGGAGGATACTGTGTGTCTATACAATCACAGGATTCCATCATCTAACCACCGTATGAACGGATCTGTCACAACAggtatcaaaaaaattattctctatGCATTTGTATTCTATTTTTTCACAAACttgtattcaaatttcaaaatcaacaAGTGAACAAAAGCAACAAGTCAACAACCACCATGAACTAGGATGAATAAACCCTAAAACAGGAGGCAAGAGGACCAAACCAAAtacttgaaaaacaaaaaaataccattGCTGGTAACGAACAATCGCTGGAATCCTGATAAAATCTAGCGGAAATGAATAAAAGGgcgtatttaaaataaatatgcggAAGTAAATAGAGAGAATAAAGAGTGTTTATAGAGAAGAGGATGTTaccaaaggaagaagaaagggaggcgggcatgaagaaagaagagagagtgtgtgagtGGGTTAAAAAGCATGACATGAGATTAACGTTAAGCCCATCCCTCACGGACAAGCATGGCAAACGCCTACTCCCACTCGGGCGTGCCCTTTTTTCCATGCTTCTCTCATTTTACTTTTCGCTTTACACACGTGCCACATCATTTTCGGATTGGCTGgcacctttttattttattttctcatttttggtAATATTTGCCAAAAGTTTTCTGTTTAGAGGCTGGGAAATGGGAATTCATTGGACGGTGGCCTGGGCCTACTCAGCTTCACTTTTTCTGGGTacgtataaaataaatttcaaaagaataatattaGTAAACCGCGAGTTCTGAATTCTGAATTCTGAATTCTGATTTGGTGTTTGTGTGATCAATCAACTTTCTAGGCCATGGGCATTGTGAAGTTTCTTTGAATTTGGACCACACTATATGAATGTGTGTTAACTTTTCCTTCGAGTGTTGACAGATGGGTGTGAAATCCAGCGTATCCGGTCCAAATTCCCATTTGCCTTCTTTCTTTATCCAATCCGACGCCTGCTGCCCAATATCATCTAACGGGTTTTCATCATGGATCTTCATCTTCTTAACTAAAATActgatttagaaattaaaaaatatttttttttattaaaaatcatctaaaaatacattttaaattatatatatattttgtacattttatatatttttttaatttctttcactcATGTGCCGACACTTGGTTCAATCACTTCTGACTCTCTCTATGTTTTATTACACTTTTAGTGtttgtatgtaaatttatttgtgattttagttatcttaattttaatttgttatactattatttctcacattcttttaaattattccAATAAAGTctctcattttaaaattttatccagTAAACAGAGGAACAAATATGCGTataacatttattaaaattgtaaggaaaatatataaaataaaaaataaacaaaatcactttatattatattttatacattttgtttttattttatttaaatttatacatttttcttattaattcaaaaaaattaatgaacgaCCACACTTACGTTATATTTGTGATAAACTTTGTTAGTGAACAAACACtaaatttgctttttttttacataaaaggactaaattaaataatttaaaattatagggattaaaatcaaatttgaccaaaaatacaattacaaaagcatattttatgcatgattatatgtatttattaatatacttGTTATGTATTAAtgcatttaaatattattatattaacataatattcaatggtactttacattttttttaagaaatgcaAAAATACTACTTTATATTTAGTTTCACTCATATGTAAATGTATGATGATAAATGAAATTGATATAAAATGAGTAATGTTATATTAACGTGCAATTCTTGTTATAAAATGTATtcaatatttatcatataaaatagcGGGAAGAATGATAAGAATAttctgtaaaaaataaaaaattgatgcaTAATAGAGTTGAAGTTGTAATACttactttttcttattttctgtcaaattttaataaaatctataaagaaataaattttacattaaaaaacgAATCTTTGAAAAGAACGACACAAGCTATCAACgttatttattacttttgtaTTTTGTCAAAGTGAAGCAACGGGGAGTGGAATGGAAGTAATCCATCACCTCCTTTCACAAATCAGAATGTTGGTTCATGTACAATGTATTTCAGTGACCGTCGCCCTCGCCTGATGCACTATATATCACATCACTACATACGATAGATTAGAAACACAAATAATTGggcaattaaataaatttttttatgcaagagccattaaaaaatagaataacgTATACGTATTATTTATATAGCTAAAGTTTTAtcgtatttttttaatcatatattatttatcaattgGGTAATTTTAATCTACTACATAATTTCAATAGTTCAAGTCAATTTTTcgttatttcaaaattaattaaattcagtccaattattaattttctatttattagaTGACTAAATGTATATGCTGACATGACCTTTGTTTTATTGATATGGCAAATAGCAGAACACTCAAAAAAGTATAcatgttaacaaaaaaattaaaattattttgaaagacAGTTTTTGTTCAATTAGAGGAGTGAATGATttaatgtaaaagacagaagattGACATTCTACCCTCAATCGCCTTTTCTCTCTCTGTGTATGGATATTgtatatcatttaataaaaaggaATTCTAACATTTCGAAAGAGAAATGTTTTGACGGAGGACAAAACTAAAGGATGCCAAACTAATTGGCAAATCGGAAACACAACCACAACAAGGCATCTCATCACCTAAACTTCTAAAAGATTTGTTCACTTGTTCCCTCTTAACGATTTGTCTAAGCAACGTTCACTGCCTTGTTATAACTAATTTTCTACCATAGACGCAATAAAGTCATAATCGGTTAAAGAATGTGAAATTTAGTGTGCCAATAAACAACTGGCCCTTGGAATGTAACTTGGCTCATTGGTTCAAGAATGTGACGACTGTTAGCTACtgcaaaatagaaatagaagtcAACAGTATGTTTGTCAATGGATCTTCAAATAGTACCATGGGAGATTTGATTTGTTAAGTCACCTACTCACCTCATAGCATATGTACTTCCtagctttattttatttttttttatcatcaaaatcaGGAGTTGTACCAAGGTATATTGAACACTGTGATCTCAATAAGACTGGCATTACAATCATTTAAACCTATAATAAGGTaaatcatgtttatttttagaaaattcttCGTGAGTAAAAGAAGGAAGATAGTCCAACCAAATCAAATCATTAATGATAACATAATATGAGACAATTTTATTTGCACAAAAATTACTCATGGTAAATatgagatataaaaaaatatgaaatgagTAAAATTTACACAATAAGTTCATCTATTTCTAAGTCTGTAAGGTATCACTTTAGCCGACTTAAAAGTTTCAATAATACGTATGGAGTCGCATTTAATCCAAAGCTTTTTTTACTctctaacaaaatttatttctatAAACATAAATCTATACACTTTTTAAATTGCACTTGAATCCTTAAAGTATTAActatgtaaatattatttagtATTAACTTTCGtaatatttatgttaataatatatgattattAAGAACATATCTGATGATCAAAACTTAAGATACCCATTTTGAATATCTTGAAgtatattgaattattttttattcttaatttttttggaaatttgtTGCTTATATAAGATACTTAGGACAAAACTTAAGAAATCCACAATAACAACTAATCTTCtctaacaacaaaataaaataaaaatcattttttattttaagaaattcatcaaGTGTCTTCCATTGGAGATAacttaaactctttttttaattcatcttgaaatatcataattatcaaACTCTTTTTaaccttttcatttttcaagacattttatttttttataaaaatagtaaattatatttattttaaaatgtttaaatgagaattttctttttgaaaaaaaaaaaccatgcttcaagaaataaaatatcattattaaaaTGCGTGAAGGCCGGGAGGACAGACTAGACAGTGTTGGGGCCTGTGGAGGGAGTACGACTCGGTCAATCGGTTATCCATAGAGGAGTTAAAGGGTGGGGCTCAATTGAGTTTTACTAGATCCGTTATttaatataatcaaaattttacGAGTTGGatgggattttatttttattttttaaaaattgacctAACACAATTCAATCATATATAAGTTAGGTTAAGttgaattaattgatttaaatattttaaaaatatatatttttttagaataataatttatttgtttaaaactttATAAATATAGAATGATTAAGTATTCAAGAGAAACTAAATTGtactaatatttaattaataaaattaacgatTTTAAtggtaatatattatttttattttagataaaaataaaatattatattaatacgagaaaacataaataaaatcaacataaaCATATaagcaacaaataaaaaaagaaaagtaaggataatttaataattaataaattatataaattaaaaattaacgtgtttactatttaataattaatttctatataataataaatttaattatgtaatataattttttttggattaaaaaaaataccaacttGTTTATGGTTGGATCTGATCAAATTCAATCCAAGTGTTATTGCATTATTCTGTCTTCCTAATCTGTGTGATGATGCGATATTCTCTCACTTCTTTTTTGGGTCCATACGATGATGggccatttaaattttgtagtttGTCTAGGCTGGATTCGGCTAAGTGATAATAAAACCCAATTAAGCGAACTTGTTCATTTGaaaaccttctcttccattttataatttatatttctataGTTGATTTCCATCGAACACACTTTATAGTCAACTTCTGATATAGCTGATGTTCTCAGAAAAGAGTGATTCAGTGGAATGCCATGGAAAATTAATATAACGAAATGAATCATATTGGATCAAAGATAACACAATGACACCGATTCAGGAAGATATTTTTTCTTCCAAGTAATCAGATACATATCACTTTAGTCCTGGTTACGTACTAGAAAAGCAGCTGAACTGGAGCGTGGAGCAATCAAGTAGATGGAAGTTGCATTATGCAACGAATCCTCGGATTCTATCTCTTTCTCTGCTGAGGATGAAGGATGGGGCCCTCTCTGCCCTTAACAGTGGCCAATTGCACCTTTTTAAAACAGTATATAATATAGGAGCGGACGATGCCAGTGTTAGTGTTACGCGGCGTTACACTAGATAGAATGGCAGAAATTCTATCCCTGCGCATCTTAATTCCCCTTCTCTTCTCCCAAGGTAAAATAAAGAGAATGTAGTATAAACACATTATCTAATTCTAAGAATTTTGTTAACCAGTAATTGAgaatctaaaagaaaaaaatatttattatggatatcataaaaatacataaaaaaatcataaataacatgattttacatattttaatatttttttttaattccttaaattaaagatattgattaacattttttttctgcaaCAAGAAATAGCCTATGAATTGTGATTAATGTACTGCCAAATCTATAAAAGCGCACATGTGTGTGAGTGTTAGTGCAGTTGGCTGACTTGGCCAGGCTAAGCAAGCACGTGTTTGATTGCTTTAAGACAAGAGAACAATAAATTGATAGTGGActaaaattcaaaaagaaaatattcctttttttttcattgagaTATCTTCAACCAATtgctgaattaatttttttagagacatTATCTTCATCTTTAAATTctatctttgaagaaaaatttaataattttttaattattaataatttaaaataaatttatattataattcaaattattgATTACAAGtctaaaatgtgttttttatattcaataatatttatttattgtaaattttaattatataagaatTATCCTTACTTCCAAATTAAAATGctagttttattaataaaacCGTGGTAGtcttaaaattattgttaatatataGCTATTGTaaatttaactttgtttaatattttttgaatacttacattatatattattttaaaaaaaatagataatatacACTGGGAATATGTTTGGTGCGGtaggatgaaaatataaaagaaaataaaaataataaacttttaattttaattttatagaattaattgtttattttgtattttctctgcaacaaaataaaaaatattcctttattcattttgttttcttcaaatcagacatatgataatttatttattagtgaTCTAGTGGCTGAATAAGCATTTGTACTGGGCCTTCCATGTGCACCTATGAAGTCTGAACCGAATTAAATATATCCAATCAAAATGTCTTGCAACATAGCCACCGCACATTTCGTGATCTGCTTCCAACTATCGCCTCCTCAACCAGTTATCTCCACTCAATTATCACGTGGAGCCAATCTTTTGGTTCACAATGGTACAAACATTTgagtataggaaaaaaaaaatgcaacttaaattgcataaatatattatatctaatatatgtataaattaatgtttGGGAAGTATTTTTTGAATTCCAATACGATATTGCAAATTTTAA is a window encoding:
- the LOC100802569 gene encoding ethylene response sensor 1; translation: MMESCDCIDTQYPPDELLVKYQYISDVLIALAYFSIPVELIYFVQKSAFFPYRWVLMQFGAFIVLCGATHFINLWTFSPHSKAVAVVMTIAKVSCAIVSCATALMLVHIIPDLLSVKTRELFLKNKAEELDREMGLILTQEETGRHVRMLTHEIRSTLDRHTILKTTLVELGRTLGLEECALWMPSRSGLNLQLSHTLTYHVQVGSTVQTNNPIVNEVFNSPRAMRIPPTCPLARIRPLVGRYVPPEVVAVRVPLLNLSNFQINDWPDMSAKSYAIMVLILPTDSVRKWRDHELELVDVVADQVAVALSHAAILEESMRARDQLLEQNVALDLARQEAEMAIHARNDFLAVMNHEMRTPMHAIIALSSLLLETELTPEQRVMIETVLKSSNVLATLINDVLDLSRLEDGSLELEKGKFNLHGVLGEIVELIKPIASVKKLPITLILSPDLPTHAIGDEKRLTQTLLNVVGNAVKFTKEGYVSIRVSVAKPESLQDWRPPEFYPASSDGHFYIRVQVKDSGCGIPPQEIPHLFTKFAQSRSGPARPSSGAGLGLAICKRFVNLMGGHIWIESEGPDKGSTATFIIKLEICGNPDPSDHQAANRSQAYSGSGGLARFKPFIKDEDDTGFSTRRNQRSF